In the genome of Candidatus Moraniibacteriota bacterium, one region contains:
- a CDS encoding efflux RND transporter permease subunit codes for MKHPFETTDVPVGFAGRATRIFLSNQKISLLTIGILIVWGTLSFALMPKQYNPEIVAPAFTITTELPGTSAEEVSTLLTKRVGDAVSGVPKVDDISSQSIAGGKSVVVVKFLVGYSEESATLAINQKLQDIQTTLPFGASTPLVQSIRPDDVPILDIALTSPTLSETSLRALAIDIADILKLVPGISSADILGGHTEQLKITLHADALTARNVTIADIENAIRKSNGSLSISELQNIGKNPFISIVGIIENPDDLSHISIREASDSILRLGDIADISLEPDDIREYVRISERYENASETVHITLSKLKGENATTVSTEALKKLEDLQKTLVPDTVKTSILRDEGATAHEEISKLSFDLVKSIVIVGALLALFLGLRNAFVASISIPLVLLAVFGMGLLAGQTINRITLFALILSLGLLVDDAIVVVENIARSFRLFPNENRIKLIVQAVDEVGGALALSTLTMALAFLPMAFVSGMMGPYMGPIPFFVPAALFASLIISVTLNPFLSLLSMPRKILADTEKDNLFVRTFKRIEKIYEQTLSALLMHRKKRVLVLVTTGAALIIALILPLTPLVPFRMLPKADKDHFSVYLDLPDGTALDTTDAATHAIETILLKDSDILQVESFVGTAPVVDFNGLFKGSSQRTTENQATLVVHLTASNSRSITSEAIAFRVRESLTDFHEAFPDAVARIIEDPPGPPVLSTFLLKVKGSNSEIREQIARDLANASANIDGVVDIDTSIPERGINPTYRINTEKASRLGVSLPDIEMSIQTAFSGSNMGLFHSTTRENPAKEPRYIVIRFAPENRSQEQDLSRIKISGKSGDLIPITDLLEPVNSPTEQAILSDNRLETTFISAEMGNRSIVYAVLDIFPTLLSYHLPDNAGERISWSPLGVTYQDRSTGEQYRVEIGGEWKLTIEVFRDLGIVMGVVLFLIFFVLAARTKSLIIPGLIMISIPLGLIGILPGFAFLQAVKGTYFNATSMIGVIALSGLSVKNAIIYLEYLEPLRHAGMPMREALVEAGRIRLLPIVLTSLAAILGSLTIVSDPVWEGLAWSIIFGLSASTFLTLIIFPLLYFIFERKHWEEKAS; via the coding sequence ATGAAACATCCTTTCGAAACCACTGATGTGCCTGTCGGATTTGCCGGAAGAGCTACGCGAATTTTTCTCTCCAACCAAAAAATTTCCCTGCTCACTATCGGCATACTCATCGTTTGGGGAACGCTTTCGTTTGCACTCATGCCAAAGCAGTACAACCCGGAGATTGTCGCGCCTGCGTTTACCATAACAACCGAACTTCCCGGCACCTCAGCCGAAGAGGTCAGCACTCTTCTCACAAAACGAGTGGGAGACGCTGTGTCGGGAGTGCCGAAAGTAGACGATATTTCCTCACAATCAATTGCCGGAGGGAAAAGCGTTGTCGTCGTGAAATTTCTCGTCGGATATTCCGAAGAAAGCGCGACACTCGCAATTAATCAGAAGCTTCAAGATATACAAACGACACTGCCATTCGGCGCTTCAACTCCGCTTGTGCAATCAATACGTCCCGACGATGTTCCCATCCTCGACATTGCCCTGACATCGCCAACACTGTCAGAGACGTCCTTACGCGCACTTGCCATCGACATTGCCGACATACTCAAACTGGTACCGGGTATATCATCGGCAGACATTCTCGGCGGACATACGGAGCAATTAAAAATAACACTGCACGCCGACGCACTCACCGCCAGAAATGTCACCATCGCCGACATTGAGAACGCCATAAGGAAATCAAACGGCTCCCTCTCCATAAGCGAACTCCAAAATATCGGTAAGAATCCATTTATAAGCATTGTTGGGATCATAGAGAACCCCGATGATCTCTCACATATCTCTATCCGAGAAGCAAGTGATTCGATACTCCGACTCGGAGATATCGCCGATATTTCCCTGGAGCCCGACGACATACGGGAATATGTCCGCATATCGGAGCGGTACGAAAACGCCAGTGAAACAGTCCATATTACTCTTTCGAAGCTCAAGGGAGAAAACGCGACTACGGTGTCGACCGAGGCACTCAAAAAATTAGAAGATCTTCAAAAAACTCTCGTACCGGACACAGTCAAAACATCGATTCTGCGCGATGAGGGCGCAACAGCACACGAAGAAATTTCCAAGCTTTCTTTCGATCTCGTTAAATCTATTGTCATTGTCGGCGCGCTCCTTGCACTGTTCCTTGGGCTGCGCAATGCCTTTGTTGCATCGATATCAATACCGCTCGTGCTTCTTGCTGTTTTCGGCATGGGACTTCTTGCCGGTCAGACAATAAATCGCATCACACTCTTCGCCCTCATACTCTCGCTCGGACTTCTCGTTGACGATGCTATAGTCGTGGTAGAAAATATCGCACGATCCTTTCGGCTCTTTCCAAATGAGAACAGGATCAAGCTTATCGTACAGGCTGTGGACGAAGTGGGTGGCGCGCTCGCCCTTTCAACTCTCACTATGGCACTCGCTTTTCTCCCTATGGCATTTGTCAGCGGCATGATGGGACCCTATATGGGACCGATCCCCTTCTTCGTGCCGGCAGCACTCTTTGCGTCACTCATTATCTCCGTCACGCTCAATCCGTTTCTCTCCCTCCTTTCCATGCCAAGAAAAATCCTTGCAGATACAGAGAAAGACAATCTCTTCGTACGAACGTTCAAAAGAATTGAAAAGATATACGAACAAACACTGTCCGCACTTCTCATGCACCGCAAGAAACGCGTCTTGGTGCTCGTGACAACCGGAGCGGCGCTCATTATCGCGCTTATACTCCCCCTGACGCCACTCGTACCTTTTCGGATGCTTCCCAAAGCTGACAAAGATCATTTCTCCGTATACCTCGACCTTCCGGACGGCACAGCACTCGATACAACCGATGCTGCGACGCACGCCATCGAAACAATCCTTCTCAAAGATTCCGATATTCTCCAAGTAGAGAGTTTCGTTGGTACGGCACCCGTAGTTGATTTCAATGGACTTTTCAAAGGAAGCTCCCAAAGAACCACTGAGAACCAAGCAACGCTCGTAGTTCACCTCACAGCATCGAACAGTCGCAGCATCACATCAGAAGCAATTGCCTTTCGCGTACGGGAAAGCCTCACCGATTTCCACGAAGCATTTCCTGATGCTGTCGCGCGCATCATTGAAGATCCACCCGGGCCACCAGTTCTCTCAACCTTTCTTCTGAAAGTAAAGGGTTCGAATAGCGAAATTCGAGAACAAATCGCCCGCGACCTCGCCAATGCTTCCGCAAATATAGATGGCGTCGTCGACATTGACACTTCGATTCCCGAACGAGGTATCAACCCAACCTATCGAATAAATACAGAGAAGGCATCTCGTCTTGGCGTCTCACTTCCGGATATTGAGATGTCAATTCAAACAGCATTCTCCGGATCAAACATGGGACTCTTCCACAGCACGACGCGCGAGAATCCTGCCAAAGAACCGCGATACATCGTTATACGGTTTGCGCCGGAAAATCGCTCGCAAGAACAAGATCTGTCACGTATAAAAATCTCTGGCAAGTCCGGCGATCTCATACCGATTACCGATCTCCTTGAACCGGTCAACTCCCCGACAGAGCAAGCCATACTCTCCGATAATCGTCTGGAAACAACGTTCATATCCGCCGAGATGGGCAATCGAAGCATCGTCTATGCCGTGCTCGATATATTCCCCACACTTCTCAGTTATCATCTCCCGGACAATGCTGGGGAGAGGATTTCCTGGTCGCCACTCGGCGTCACCTATCAAGATCGATCGACCGGCGAACAGTATCGCGTAGAAATCGGCGGCGAATGGAAACTGACCATCGAAGTGTTCCGTGACCTGGGCATTGTCATGGGAGTTGTCCTGTTTCTCATATTCTTCGTCTTGGCAGCACGAACAAAGTCGCTCATCATACCCGGTCTCATCATGATAAGCATCCCGCTCGGACTAATCGGCATACTTCCCGGGTTTGCATTCTTACAAGCAGTCAAAGGGACGTATTTCAATGCCACCTCGATGATCGGCGTCATCGCGCTTTCCGGGCTCTCCGTAAAAAATGCTATCATCTACTTGGAATACCTCGAGCCACTCAGACATGCCGGCATGCCAATGCGGGAAGCGCTTGTAGAAGCCGGGCGCATTAGATTGCTCCCCATTGTCCTAACTTCGCTTGCCGCCATACTCGGTTCGCTCACTATCGTAAGCGATCCTGTCTGGGAAGGACTCGCCTGGTCCATTATCTTCGGACTCTCCGCGTCCACCTTCCTCACTCTCATTATCTTTCCTCTCCTCTATTTCATCTTCGAGCGAAAACACTGGGAAGAAAAAGCTTCTTAA
- a CDS encoding efflux RND transporter periplasmic adaptor subunit, translated as MQIISERKHMKLLLLFLAGTLGAVISWNASADPEVQHELATVSMPVQTVSVSRSQIQPTETFSGFARGIRHADISPKVSGSVIALLKEPGDSVQSGDLLAILDGNELIAGNQSASLSLSAALTSLDRMEKYTKQQVDAAETALSKTKDDRKRGIATDKDVRVAEDAVRTAKKLRDTENAQAAASVAALQGSETISRAALENRFVRAPFSGIVATKQTSVGSFASPNSVLYSLVSPNDIEIPVSVPIRLAASIQKGSSVSILPEHSNQSIDGEVFSIAPVANPSTGETIAIIRLLAHDDPSSTIFPGQYASVELPTEPSRDTLLIPDSALIRQYGETFVFTVTDSKTHKQPVVAGNQYGDSREILNGLDISDTVITEGLHSLQEGMSVYAVHHE; from the coding sequence ATGCAAATCATTTCCGAACGAAAGCACATGAAGCTCCTTCTCCTCTTTCTCGCGGGTACTCTCGGGGCAGTCATTTCTTGGAACGCCTCCGCTGACCCGGAAGTCCAGCATGAATTGGCAACAGTATCGATGCCCGTACAGACCGTGTCTGTTTCCCGTTCGCAGATTCAGCCAACTGAAACCTTCTCCGGATTTGCTCGTGGCATTCGCCATGCGGATATCAGTCCGAAAGTATCGGGATCTGTCATAGCGCTCCTCAAAGAACCCGGGGATTCTGTTCAATCCGGGGACCTTCTTGCAATACTCGATGGAAATGAGCTCATAGCTGGAAATCAAAGCGCTTCGCTCTCACTTTCAGCTGCTCTCACCTCACTTGACCGGATGGAGAAGTATACAAAGCAACAGGTCGATGCCGCAGAGACGGCCCTCTCGAAAACAAAGGATGATCGAAAGCGCGGAATAGCAACCGACAAAGACGTCCGTGTCGCCGAGGATGCCGTTCGAACCGCCAAGAAATTGCGTGACACCGAAAACGCCCAAGCAGCCGCTTCCGTTGCTGCTCTCCAGGGTTCTGAAACAATATCAAGAGCCGCTCTCGAAAACCGCTTCGTCCGAGCGCCATTCTCAGGAATTGTCGCGACCAAACAAACATCTGTCGGTTCATTCGCAAGTCCAAATAGCGTTCTCTATTCCCTCGTCTCACCCAATGACATTGAAATTCCCGTCTCCGTACCAATCCGTCTTGCCGCGTCAATCCAGAAAGGATCGAGTGTCTCTATACTACCGGAACATTCAAATCAATCTATCGACGGCGAAGTATTTTCCATTGCACCCGTTGCCAATCCGTCAACCGGCGAAACCATCGCCATCATACGACTACTCGCACATGACGACCCATCTTCGACAATATTCCCCGGACAATACGCTTCGGTTGAACTCCCAACCGAACCATCGAGAGATACACTGCTCATTCCGGATTCGGCGCTGATCCGACAGTATGGCGAAACATTCGTTTTTACTGTTACTGATTCAAAGACACATAAGCAACCGGTTGTCGCCGGAAACCAATACGGGGACTCGAGAGAAATACTCAACGGACTCGACATCAGCGACACAGTCATTACTGAAGGCTTGCACTCCCTGCAAGAAGGGATGTCTGTATATGCCGTTCATCACGAATAG
- a CDS encoding metal-sensing transcriptional repressor → MERKDKIAIALKKAKTSLEKILFVIESQNVDCFPVIQQNLSVIGLLKSANLLMLESHMEHTAQSLSGAQAKQIRTLHKELLKIVNIAQNK, encoded by the coding sequence ATGGAACGAAAAGATAAAATCGCTATCGCTCTCAAGAAGGCCAAGACCAGCCTCGAGAAAATTCTCTTTGTTATCGAGTCGCAAAATGTTGACTGTTTCCCGGTCATACAGCAAAACCTCTCCGTTATCGGACTCCTCAAATCAGCCAATCTTCTCATGCTCGAGAGTCACATGGAACATACCGCGCAGAGTCTTTCAGGCGCTCAAGCAAAGCAGATCCGAACACTCCACAAAGAGCTCCTCAAAATCGTCAATATAGCACAGAACAAGTAA
- a CDS encoding FKBP-type peptidyl-prolyl cis-trans isomerase, which yields MIFAVVMGLAVLGVGMLFYRSSDAQGRQNVNKITENAMMSDESATGKDSGLKIETTQEGTGDQVVKSGDTITVHYTGRLMDGTKFDSSVDRGTPFTFTIGAGQVIKGWDEGLLGMKVGEKRTLTIPADKGYGATGAGGVIPPNATLIFDTELISIK from the coding sequence ATGATATTTGCTGTCGTGATGGGGTTGGCGGTATTGGGAGTCGGGATGTTGTTCTATCGGTCATCGGATGCACAGGGAAGACAAAACGTTAATAAGATAACAGAGAACGCTATGATGTCAGATGAGTCAGCTACAGGGAAAGACTCGGGATTGAAAATCGAAACGACGCAAGAGGGAACCGGTGATCAGGTAGTAAAATCTGGCGATACAATCACTGTTCATTATACGGGGCGACTGATGGATGGAACGAAGTTCGACTCAAGCGTCGATCGCGGAACACCATTTACTTTTACCATTGGCGCGGGTCAAGTTATCAAGGGCTGGGATGAGGGACTCCTTGGCATGAAGGTGGGGGAGAAGCGGACGCTTACTATTCCGGCAGACAAAGGCTATGGCGCAACCGGAGCTGGCGGCGTTATCCCGCCCAATGCGACGCTTATATTCGATACTGAGCTCATTTCTATCAAGTAG
- a CDS encoding sigma-70 family RNA polymerase sigma factor, with translation MVIKENLQESQHHELSDSDIVIASVANPDAFSGIVERYWDRLFRYVRRISFSSDEDVEDILQETFIKVYKNLNAFDDDLAFSTWIYHICRNTIIDSIRKKSSRPKTIGLDTEDFSHLFQDPENITHTIDIKNQLRKISAIIESLPLIYREVLILKFLEEKSYEEIMDIVEKPKGTVASLINRGRKLLKEQAEKQGIYSRLTDDTP, from the coding sequence ATGGTAATCAAAGAGAATCTCCAAGAGAGCCAGCATCACGAGCTGAGCGACAGCGATATCGTAATTGCTTCAGTTGCTAATCCGGATGCTTTTTCGGGTATCGTCGAACGATACTGGGACCGGTTGTTTCGATATGTCCGCCGAATATCATTCTCCTCCGATGAAGACGTGGAAGATATTCTGCAAGAAACATTTATCAAAGTTTATAAGAATCTCAACGCATTCGATGACGACCTCGCATTCTCTACATGGATCTACCATATCTGCCGAAACACCATCATTGATTCGATACGAAAGAAATCCTCCCGACCAAAGACAATCGGTCTCGATACGGAGGATTTTTCCCATCTCTTTCAAGATCCGGAAAATATCACGCACACCATAGATATCAAAAACCAACTCCGGAAAATCTCCGCCATAATAGAATCGCTTCCACTCATCTATCGGGAAGTGCTCATCCTGAAATTCCTCGAAGAGAAAAGTTATGAGGAGATTATGGACATCGTCGAAAAACCGAAAGGAACTGTCGCCTCCCTCATAAACAGAGGACGAAAGCTGCTCAAAGAGCAGGCAGAAAAACAGGGAATTTACAGCCGCCTCACTGACGATACGCCCTAG
- a CDS encoding metal-dependent hydrolase: MASFRTHISWGIACGVLGVFLLVISMLVPQSWSLFVLLWLMVTIGAILPDMDSDSGIPFHVTFGALSIIAGGLAFLVAYKYVPQNPLRIAEWTIGSAIFMWGIVGTLFRRFTKHRGMAHSIPSAVLVGLCVFSLASYWRFDEWQSFLLGVAMTFGYIVHLVLDEVYAAVNFHGVPFVPNKALGSALKFYSKSWRINMLVYGSITLLIVRSNGEIFRLGKHLVNALH, from the coding sequence ATGGCGAGTTTCCGAACACACATTTCGTGGGGAATAGCTTGCGGTGTCCTCGGTGTGTTCTTGTTGGTAATCTCTATGCTTGTGCCACAGTCGTGGAGTCTCTTTGTGCTCCTGTGGCTCATGGTAACCATCGGCGCCATTTTGCCGGATATGGACAGTGATTCAGGGATACCGTTCCATGTAACATTCGGAGCGCTGTCGATTATTGCTGGCGGATTGGCGTTTCTTGTGGCATACAAATACGTCCCGCAAAACCCTCTACGTATTGCGGAATGGACTATTGGATCGGCAATTTTTATGTGGGGGATTGTTGGGACACTTTTTCGGAGGTTTACAAAGCATCGCGGCATGGCGCATTCGATTCCGAGCGCTGTGCTTGTCGGACTCTGTGTCTTTTCACTCGCTTCTTATTGGAGATTTGACGAATGGCAGTCATTTCTCTTGGGAGTTGCGATGACATTTGGATATATTGTGCACTTAGTGCTTGATGAGGTTTATGCGGCTGTGAACTTTCACGGCGTGCCCTTTGTACCAAACAAAGCATTGGGGAGTGCGCTCAAATTCTACTCAAAGAGCTGGCGAATCAATATGCTGGTTTATGGGAGCATTACTTTGCTGATTGTGCGAAGTAATGGAGAGATATTTCGTCTCGGGAAACATCTGGTGAATGCGTTGCACTAA
- the nth gene encoding endonuclease III has product MMDIKKRAREILNRLKKIYPKPGPFVEWSSPLELVVGTVLSAQCTDERVNRVTKNLFKKYRTAKDYMDADPIELEQDIYQTGFYKSKAKYLRAIGAILVEKFGGEVPGDFTSLLTFPGVARKTAHIVMAKAFGKYTGVAVDTHVMRMAPRLGLTKHSEQEKIAKDLEGLFPTNEYLHVNEYFITHGRAICTPRRPKCGECALLELCPSGRESIGNLP; this is encoded by the coding sequence ATGATGGATATAAAAAAACGGGCAAGAGAAATACTGAATCGATTGAAAAAGATATATCCGAAACCGGGACCGTTTGTCGAATGGTCAAGTCCGCTCGAATTGGTAGTGGGAACCGTGCTTTCGGCGCAGTGCACGGATGAACGAGTGAATCGCGTAACAAAGAATCTGTTCAAGAAATACAGGACGGCGAAGGACTATATGGATGCTGATCCGATAGAATTGGAACAAGATATCTATCAAACCGGATTCTATAAATCAAAAGCGAAATATCTCCGGGCTATCGGAGCGATACTTGTCGAGAAATTTGGCGGAGAGGTGCCAGGTGACTTTACATCACTCCTTACCTTTCCTGGCGTTGCACGGAAGACGGCGCATATCGTGATGGCGAAAGCGTTTGGGAAATACACGGGCGTTGCTGTTGATACACATGTGATGCGTATGGCGCCCCGGCTCGGGCTGACAAAGCACTCTGAACAAGAGAAGATCGCGAAAGATCTCGAAGGCTTGTTTCCAACGAATGAGTATCTCCACGTCAATGAGTACTTTATTACGCACGGTCGCGCTATTTGTACTCCGAGAAGACCAAAATGCGGAGAGTGTGCATTGTTGGAGCTCTGTCCATCTGGAAGGGAATCGATAGGCAATCTGCCATGA